In Capillimicrobium parvum, a genomic segment contains:
- a CDS encoding acyl-CoA dehydrogenase family protein: MNFDFTADQQDIKRTAHDLLASRSSLDRVREAAESGTPDAALWNELRDLGWPGIAVAEEHGGQGLGTLELAILLEELGYACAVTPLLGTVLAAAAIEHGGSDDQRARWLPGLASGEITGALGPADGLIPDAPGAGVVVALDADGGARLVDPASVEAVKTIDPTRAYGRMRADGTGAGEALTGDVAAGVDRGAIAVSAELVGISQRALEMTLEYVKERKQFGTPVGAFQAVSHRCAQMLLYTESARSATYFAAWAADADADRLAEGASLAKAAASEAGREVTASAIQAHGGIGFTWEADVHWFYKRAQLDATLLGGTGTHRARLTRLVAGRRAGAATA; encoded by the coding sequence ATGAACTTCGACTTCACCGCGGACCAGCAGGACATCAAGCGCACCGCACACGACCTCCTCGCGTCGCGCTCGTCGCTGGACCGGGTGCGCGAGGCGGCCGAGTCCGGCACGCCCGACGCTGCGCTGTGGAACGAGCTGCGCGATCTGGGCTGGCCCGGCATCGCCGTCGCCGAGGAGCACGGCGGCCAGGGGCTCGGCACCCTGGAGCTGGCGATCCTGCTCGAGGAGCTCGGCTACGCGTGCGCGGTCACCCCGCTTCTCGGCACGGTCCTCGCGGCCGCGGCCATCGAGCACGGCGGCTCCGACGATCAGCGGGCCCGCTGGCTGCCCGGGCTGGCGTCCGGGGAGATCACCGGCGCGCTGGGCCCGGCCGACGGGCTGATCCCGGACGCGCCCGGCGCCGGGGTCGTCGTCGCCCTGGACGCCGACGGCGGCGCCCGGCTCGTCGATCCGGCCTCGGTCGAGGCGGTCAAGACCATCGACCCGACCCGCGCGTACGGGCGGATGCGGGCCGACGGCACCGGAGCAGGCGAGGCGCTGACCGGCGACGTGGCGGCGGGCGTGGACCGAGGCGCGATCGCGGTGTCGGCCGAGCTCGTCGGGATCAGCCAGCGCGCGCTGGAGATGACCCTCGAGTACGTCAAGGAGCGCAAGCAGTTCGGCACGCCGGTCGGTGCGTTTCAGGCGGTCTCGCACCGCTGCGCGCAGATGCTGCTGTACACGGAGTCGGCGCGGTCCGCGACGTACTTCGCGGCGTGGGCGGCGGACGCGGACGCCGATCGGCTGGCGGAGGGGGCGTCGCTGGCGAAGGCGGCCGCGTCGGAGGCGGGGCGCGAGGTGACCGCGTCGGCGATCCAGGCCCACGGCGGGATCGGCTTCACGTGGGAGGCCGACGTGCACTGGTTCTACAAGCGAGCGCAGCTCGACGCCACTCTGCTGGGCGGCACCGGGACGCATCGCGCGCGCCTGACGCGCCTCGTCGCGGGGCGCCGCGCGGGGGCCGCGACCGCATAG
- a CDS encoding FHA domain-containing protein, translating to MTKQPDPEHTQVLNSRELDRSALSVERPQPGRYVAVRSASGTTVLPLRRGRVTRIGRGLSVDVHLDDASVSRRHARIVERNGRAVVLDDRSLNGTWVNGQRVEAAILSDGDEILLGRVVLHFVEVAEDAEDAGDASGRATG from the coding sequence ATGACCAAACAGCCCGATCCCGAGCACACCCAGGTCCTCAACTCGCGTGAGCTGGACCGTTCCGCGCTGTCGGTCGAGCGCCCGCAGCCCGGCCGCTACGTGGCCGTGCGGTCGGCGAGCGGCACGACGGTGCTGCCGCTGCGCCGCGGCCGCGTCACGCGGATCGGCCGCGGCCTGAGCGTCGACGTCCATCTCGACGACGCGAGCGTCTCGCGGCGCCATGCGCGCATCGTCGAGCGCAACGGGCGCGCCGTGGTCCTCGACGACCGCTCGCTGAACGGGACGTGGGTCAACGGGCAGCGCGTGGAGGCGGCGATCCTCTCCGACGGCGACGAGATCCTCCTCGGCCGCGTCGTGCTGCACTTCGTCGAGGTCGCCGAGGACGCCGAGGACGCCGGCGACGCCTCGGGCCGCGCCACCGGCTGA
- a CDS encoding universal stress protein gives MPAPILIGFDGSPSARQAIERAAHVLGPRPATVVFVWDPVAPGPAGDPFGLVSPMYDPSQIEGVNQTIRTNADAIAAQGAALAREAGLDAQPKTAEMRGSIWSTILETAEETGAELVVVGARGHSKVRSLLLGSVSNGVVHHAALPVLVLPARGADKNDD, from the coding sequence ATGCCCGCCCCCATCCTGATCGGCTTCGACGGATCGCCGAGCGCCCGCCAGGCCATCGAACGCGCCGCTCACGTCCTCGGCCCCCGGCCCGCCACCGTCGTCTTCGTCTGGGATCCCGTCGCGCCGGGCCCCGCCGGCGACCCGTTCGGCCTCGTCTCGCCGATGTACGATCCGTCCCAGATCGAGGGCGTCAACCAGACGATCCGCACGAACGCGGACGCGATCGCCGCCCAGGGCGCCGCGCTCGCGCGCGAGGCCGGCCTCGACGCGCAGCCGAAGACCGCCGAGATGCGGGGCAGCATCTGGTCCACGATCCTCGAGACCGCCGAGGAGACCGGAGCCGAGCTGGTCGTGGTCGGTGCCCGGGGGCACTCGAAGGTCCGCTCGCTGCTGCTCGGCAGCGTCTCGAACGGCGTCGTCCATCACGCCGCGCTGCCCGTGCTCGTCCTGCCCGCGCGCGGCGCGGACAAGAACGACGACTGA
- a CDS encoding helix-turn-helix domain-containing protein: protein MAKALAHPLRARILTRLNERVASPNELSRELSEPLGNVSYHVKALLELRCVELVDTAQRRGAIEHYYRAITRARLDHSAFKKLPASVRGEISGATVEEAINDVSKAFKAGTFDARTDRHASFTRLTLDEQAFGELADAVGRLMERALELQTESAGRRTNGNTGGEVLTGLTLLAYEAAPI from the coding sequence ATGGCCAAGGCCCTGGCCCACCCGCTCCGCGCACGGATCCTCACCCGCCTCAACGAACGCGTGGCCAGCCCGAACGAGCTCTCGCGCGAGCTGAGCGAGCCGCTCGGCAACGTCAGCTACCACGTCAAGGCGCTGCTCGAGCTGCGCTGCGTCGAGTTGGTCGACACCGCCCAGCGGCGCGGCGCCATCGAGCACTACTACCGGGCCATCACGAGGGCGCGACTCGACCACAGCGCGTTCAAGAAGCTGCCGGCGAGCGTGCGCGGAGAGATCTCGGGCGCGACCGTCGAGGAGGCCATCAACGACGTCTCCAAGGCCTTCAAGGCCGGGACGTTCGACGCTCGCACGGACCGCCATGCGAGCTTCACCCGGCTCACGCTCGACGAGCAGGCCTTCGGCGAGCTCGCGGACGCGGTCGGCCGGCTGATGGAGCGCGCCCTCGAGCTGCAGACCGAGAGTGCCGGGCGCCGGACGAACGGCAACACGGGAGGCGAGGTCCTGACCGGCCTGACGCTCCTCGCCTACGAGGCGGCGCCGATCTGA
- a CDS encoding DUF58 domain-containing protein, with protein sequence MSPRAAAGAEFLHVPPGRQGPGPLPGGLVDTLDLTVAQKAAGVLPGDRRAPGLGQGTELAQLRPYVPGDDVRQLDPAATARTGIPHVRQQVPERALTTWVALDVSPSMAFGTADRLKSDVAEGVALVVSRLALRRGGRIALATSGAAAERLLPPRSGRGALAGIRRVLAEGVAVDGAHAHDPAHPSPLARSLSRLRTLTPNPGLIVVVSDFRGPRDWRPPLAALAHRHAVLAVEVRDPREETLPSVGPLALIDPETGARIEVDTSSRRLRDRFAAAASADRAAIADELRRARSQHVVLSTEGDWLRVLGRRLS encoded by the coding sequence ATGAGCCCCCGGGCCGCTGCCGGGGCCGAGTTCCTGCACGTCCCGCCGGGCCGCCAGGGTCCGGGGCCGCTGCCGGGCGGCCTGGTCGACACGCTCGACCTCACCGTCGCCCAGAAGGCGGCCGGCGTGCTGCCCGGCGACCGCCGCGCGCCGGGCCTGGGCCAGGGCACGGAGCTGGCGCAGCTGCGCCCGTACGTGCCCGGCGACGACGTGCGCCAGCTCGACCCGGCGGCGACGGCCCGCACCGGCATCCCGCACGTGCGCCAGCAGGTGCCCGAGCGGGCGCTGACGACGTGGGTCGCGCTCGACGTGTCCCCGTCGATGGCGTTCGGCACGGCCGACCGCCTGAAGTCCGACGTGGCCGAGGGCGTGGCGCTCGTGGTGTCGCGCCTGGCGCTGCGGCGCGGCGGGCGGATCGCGCTCGCGACGTCCGGCGCCGCGGCCGAGCGGCTGCTGCCGCCGCGCAGCGGGCGCGGCGCGCTGGCGGGGATCCGCCGCGTCCTCGCCGAGGGGGTGGCGGTGGACGGTGCCCACGCCCACGACCCGGCTCACCCCTCGCCGCTGGCCCGCTCACTGTCGCGCCTGCGCACGCTCACGCCGAACCCGGGCCTCATCGTCGTGGTCTCCGACTTCCGCGGCCCGCGCGACTGGCGGCCGCCGCTGGCCGCCCTCGCGCACCGGCACGCCGTTCTCGCGGTGGAGGTGCGCGACCCGCGCGAGGAGACCCTGCCCTCCGTCGGGCCGCTGGCGTTGATCGACCCGGAGACCGGCGCGCGGATCGAGGTCGACACCTCCTCGCGACGCCTGCGCGACCGTTTCGCCGCCGCGGCGAGCGCCGACCGCGCCGCCATCGCGGACGAGTTGCGCCGCGCCCGCAGCCAGCACGTCGTCCTCTCCACCGAGGGCGACTGGCTGCGTGTTCTGGGCCGCCGGCTGAGCTGA
- a CDS encoding AAA family ATPase, producing the protein MSSDHPIRETRPEPSPRDALEEVLFEVKRVIVGQDAMLERLLVALLAGGHVLLEGVPGLAKTLTVKTLAEAVGGKFTRVQFTPDLVPADLVGTRVLKAGGGGFDVELGPVFGNLVLADEINRAPAKVQSALLEVMQEQQVTIGGTTYPVPTPFLVLATQNPIESEGTYPLPEAQVDRFLLKLLVGYPTPGEEAAVVGRSLRGPVVVEKRLELSDLETHRRTVAEVFVDRDVVGYAVALADATRRPAEHGLEDLVPFVEYGASPRGPIGLVHAARALAMLRGRRHVVAADVRDLAPDVLRHRLVMSYDALAEGITAEDVLDRVLEAVPLPAGERRRANDARDQYAA; encoded by the coding sequence ATGAGCTCCGACCACCCCATCCGCGAGACGCGGCCCGAGCCCTCGCCGCGCGACGCGCTCGAGGAGGTCCTCTTCGAGGTCAAGCGGGTGATCGTCGGTCAGGACGCGATGCTCGAGCGCCTGCTCGTCGCGCTGCTGGCCGGCGGCCACGTGCTCCTCGAAGGCGTCCCCGGCCTCGCGAAGACCCTCACCGTCAAGACGCTGGCCGAGGCCGTCGGCGGCAAGTTCACCCGCGTGCAGTTCACGCCCGACCTGGTCCCCGCGGACCTCGTCGGCACCCGCGTGCTCAAGGCGGGCGGCGGCGGCTTCGACGTCGAGCTCGGCCCCGTGTTCGGCAACCTCGTCCTCGCGGACGAGATCAACCGCGCCCCCGCCAAGGTGCAGTCCGCGCTGCTCGAGGTGATGCAGGAGCAGCAGGTCACGATCGGCGGGACCACGTATCCGGTGCCCACGCCGTTCCTCGTCCTCGCGACGCAGAACCCGATCGAGTCCGAGGGCACGTACCCGCTGCCCGAGGCCCAGGTCGACCGCTTCCTGCTCAAGCTGCTCGTCGGCTACCCGACCCCGGGCGAGGAGGCCGCGGTCGTCGGCCGCTCGCTGCGCGGCCCCGTGGTCGTCGAGAAGCGCCTGGAGCTCAGCGACCTCGAGACGCACCGCCGGACGGTCGCCGAGGTGTTCGTCGATCGCGACGTGGTGGGCTACGCCGTCGCGCTCGCCGACGCCACGCGCCGGCCGGCCGAGCACGGCCTGGAGGACCTGGTGCCGTTCGTCGAGTACGGGGCCAGCCCGCGTGGGCCGATCGGCCTCGTCCACGCGGCGCGCGCGCTGGCCATGCTGCGCGGGCGGCGTCACGTGGTCGCCGCCGACGTGCGCGACCTCGCGCCGGACGTGCTGCGCCATCGCCTCGTGATGTCCTACGACGCCCTCGCCGAGGGGATCACCGCCGAGGACGTCCTCGACCGCGTGCTCGAGGCCGTGCCGCTGCCCGCCGGCGAGCGGCGCCGCGCGAACGACGCGAGGGACCAGTACGCGGCATGA
- a CDS encoding response regulator transcription factor yields MRVLVAEDEHRVADAVARGLRREGVAVDIAPDGAAALFKARVIDYDVVVLDRDLPEVHGDDVCRALAAEQPDTKVLMLTASGTLDDLVDGLALGADDYLPKPFAFAELVARVHALARRNGQARPPVLRAGEVELDPARREVRRAGVPVELTPKEFGVLEALMAADGATVSVEELLERVWDEHADPFTNTVRMTVMTLRRKLGDPPVVDTVVGAGYRVR; encoded by the coding sequence ATGCGCGTACTGGTCGCCGAGGACGAGCACCGGGTCGCGGACGCGGTCGCGCGCGGCCTGCGCCGCGAGGGGGTGGCCGTCGACATCGCGCCCGACGGCGCCGCCGCCCTGTTCAAGGCGCGCGTCATCGACTACGACGTCGTGGTGCTCGACCGCGACCTGCCCGAGGTCCACGGCGACGACGTCTGCCGCGCGCTCGCGGCCGAGCAGCCCGACACGAAGGTCCTCATGCTGACGGCCTCGGGGACCCTCGACGACCTCGTCGACGGCCTCGCGCTCGGCGCCGACGACTACCTGCCCAAGCCGTTCGCCTTCGCCGAGCTGGTCGCCCGGGTCCACGCCCTGGCCCGCCGCAACGGCCAGGCCCGCCCGCCCGTCCTGCGCGCCGGCGAGGTCGAGCTCGACCCCGCCCGCCGCGAGGTCCGCCGCGCCGGCGTGCCCGTCGAGCTCACGCCGAAGGAGTTCGGCGTGCTCGAGGCCCTCATGGCCGCCGACGGCGCGACGGTCTCCGTCGAGGAGCTGCTCGAGCGCGTCTGGGACGAGCACGCCGACCCCTTCACGAACACGGTGCGCATGACGGTCATGACGCTGCGCCGCAAGCTCGGCGACCCGCCGGTGGTGGACACCGTCGTGGGCGCCGGCTACCGCGTCCGGTGA
- a CDS encoding sensor histidine kinase, with amino-acid sequence MRSLPISIRARLTALYAALFLAAGAVLLGISYWLVSRHFDRTLPDDAAASALADLRGQYLLALAGTTLVSVALGWVMAGRVLRPLSEITATARRVSQDRLEDERIALGGPQDELRELADTFDAMLDRLAAAFSSQRRFVANASHELRTPLTVLRAEVEVTLADPDARMTDLRGMGETVRDAVVECEALLDGLLVLARSDAGLERREPVDLAAAAWRAAGRTDDGLAVELTVSAPEPVVIEGDPALLARMVANLVENAVRHNVPGGWATVDVHVRAGGAEVVVANSGAPVPVASAARLLEPFQRLARRGDGPPGAGLGLSIVRSVAEAHGGAVELEPRPGGGLRVTVRLPATWSEATPGPAPAANAADPAGRRPDGDTLPVAAARS; translated from the coding sequence ATGCGCTCGCTGCCGATCTCGATCCGGGCCCGCCTCACCGCCCTGTACGCAGCGCTGTTCCTCGCCGCGGGCGCAGTGCTGCTCGGCATCTCCTACTGGCTCGTCTCGCGTCACTTCGACCGCACGCTGCCCGACGACGCGGCGGCGAGCGCCCTCGCCGACCTGCGCGGCCAGTACCTGCTCGCGCTGGCCGGCACGACGCTCGTGTCGGTCGCGCTCGGGTGGGTCATGGCCGGGCGGGTCCTACGGCCGCTGTCGGAGATCACCGCGACGGCCCGGCGCGTCTCGCAGGACCGCCTCGAGGACGAGCGCATCGCGCTCGGCGGCCCGCAGGACGAGCTGCGCGAGCTCGCGGACACCTTCGACGCCATGCTCGACCGACTGGCCGCCGCCTTCTCCAGCCAGCGCCGGTTCGTCGCCAACGCGTCGCACGAGCTGCGCACGCCGCTGACCGTGCTGCGCGCCGAGGTCGAGGTCACGCTCGCCGATCCGGACGCCCGGATGACCGACCTGCGCGGGATGGGCGAGACCGTGCGCGACGCCGTCGTCGAGTGCGAGGCGCTGCTCGACGGCCTGCTGGTGCTGGCGCGCTCGGACGCCGGCCTGGAGCGCCGCGAGCCCGTCGACCTGGCGGCCGCGGCGTGGCGCGCGGCCGGGCGCACGGACGACGGCCTCGCCGTCGAGCTGACCGTGTCGGCGCCCGAGCCCGTCGTCATCGAGGGCGATCCCGCGCTGCTGGCCCGCATGGTGGCCAACCTCGTCGAGAACGCCGTGCGCCACAACGTGCCCGGCGGCTGGGCGACCGTCGACGTGCACGTGCGCGCCGGCGGCGCGGAGGTCGTCGTCGCCAACAGTGGCGCGCCCGTGCCCGTCGCGTCCGCGGCGCGGCTGCTCGAGCCGTTCCAGCGCCTGGCGCGCCGCGGCGACGGCCCGCCCGGGGCCGGGCTGGGCCTGTCGATCGTGCGCTCCGTGGCCGAGGCGCACGGCGGTGCGGTGGAGCTCGAGCCGCGCCCGGGCGGCGGACTGCGGGTGACGGTGCGGCTGCCGGCTACGTGGTCGGAAGCGACGCCGGGGCCGGCGCCGGCTGCCAACGCGGCTGATCCTGCTGGGCGGCGTCCGGACGGTGACACGCTCCCGGTCGCCGCTGCTCGAAGCTGA
- a CDS encoding DedA family protein, whose amino-acid sequence MLDTLVDVAQDALTSPWGYVALFAFAAIDAIIPMVPSESLVITAGVFAASGDPSLPLVVVAAGLGAMVGDHLSFYIGRTAGTRLVRRAKPGSRSRAAFDWAGGALFERGGIILIIARYIPGGRTAATLTMGTVGYPLRSFTLFDAVAAFSWALYSAAIGYIGGHAFEEDPIKGLALGLGLALLLAGVIEVVRHVRARRSRRGAAAVPAEPGEAHGCESP is encoded by the coding sequence GTGCTCGACACCCTCGTCGACGTCGCCCAGGACGCCCTCACCTCGCCGTGGGGCTACGTGGCCCTGTTCGCGTTCGCGGCGATCGACGCGATCATCCCGATGGTGCCGAGCGAGAGCCTCGTCATAACCGCGGGCGTGTTCGCGGCGTCCGGCGACCCGTCGCTACCGCTCGTCGTGGTCGCGGCGGGTCTCGGCGCCATGGTCGGCGACCACCTGTCGTTCTACATCGGGCGCACCGCCGGCACGCGGCTCGTCCGAAGAGCCAAGCCCGGCTCGCGGAGCCGGGCGGCGTTCGACTGGGCCGGCGGCGCGCTCTTCGAGCGCGGAGGGATCATCCTCATCATCGCCCGCTACATCCCAGGCGGCCGCACGGCGGCGACGCTGACGATGGGCACGGTCGGCTACCCGCTGCGCTCGTTCACGCTGTTCGACGCGGTCGCCGCGTTCTCGTGGGCGCTGTACTCCGCCGCCATCGGCTACATCGGCGGCCACGCCTTCGAGGAGGACCCGATCAAGGGGCTGGCCCTCGGCCTGGGCCTCGCGCTGCTGCTCGCCGGGGTGATCGAGGTCGTCCGCCACGTGCGCGCCCGCCGCTCACGACGCGGCGCCGCCGCGGTCCCGGCCGAGCCGGGCGAGGCGCACGGCTGCGAGTCCCCCTGA
- a CDS encoding DMT family protein, whose product MPLSVQLGVVLALVTALMSIVGFLLKHRGAVAAPDVQWRRPLRSTVDLFRSPIYVVGCVVATTSWGFHVGALALAPISIVQSVIAGGLVLLTVVADRFFGQSVTRREWIGVALTAAGLAFLAATLGDTGDSAHADYELGTLAGYVGLATVAGLVLVPLARLRPRDGIFLAVAAGLLWGGSDVTIKALSGHTDLGIAVIVHPFAFVILILSLVGLLVSARSLQLGPVVPVITVTSATANIFTIAAGPIVFGEPMPDDALGVALRLLAFALVIGAAALTPPPVPETLTPAPAPAPAPAAAASPAAAAAPAREPAA is encoded by the coding sequence GTGCCGCTGTCCGTCCAGCTCGGCGTCGTCCTGGCGCTCGTCACCGCGCTCATGTCGATCGTGGGGTTCCTGCTCAAGCACCGCGGTGCGGTGGCGGCGCCCGACGTGCAGTGGCGCCGCCCGCTGCGTTCGACCGTCGACCTGTTCCGGTCGCCGATCTACGTCGTCGGCTGCGTCGTGGCGACGACGTCGTGGGGCTTCCACGTCGGGGCGCTCGCGCTGGCGCCGATCTCGATCGTGCAGTCGGTCATCGCGGGCGGACTCGTCCTGCTGACCGTCGTCGCCGACCGTTTCTTCGGCCAGTCGGTCACCCGGCGGGAGTGGATCGGGGTGGCGCTGACCGCCGCGGGCCTGGCGTTCCTGGCCGCCACGCTCGGCGACACCGGCGACTCCGCCCACGCCGACTACGAGCTCGGGACGCTCGCCGGCTACGTCGGGCTGGCGACGGTCGCCGGCCTCGTGCTCGTGCCGCTCGCGCGCCTGCGCCCACGCGACGGCATCTTCCTCGCGGTGGCCGCCGGCCTGCTGTGGGGCGGCTCCGACGTGACGATCAAGGCGCTGTCGGGCCACACCGACCTCGGGATCGCCGTGATCGTGCATCCGTTCGCGTTCGTGATCCTGATCCTGTCGCTCGTCGGGCTGCTCGTCTCCGCCCGCTCGCTGCAGCTGGGCCCGGTCGTGCCGGTGATCACGGTGACGAGCGCGACGGCGAACATCTTCACGATCGCGGCCGGGCCGATCGTCTTCGGCGAGCCGATGCCCGACGACGCGCTCGGCGTGGCGCTGCGGCTGCTGGCGTTCGCCCTGGTGATCGGTGCGGCCGCGCTGACGCCGCCGCCCGTGCCGGAGACGCTGACGCCGGCCCCGGCCCCGGCCCCGGCCCCGGCCGCGGCCGCGTCCCCGGCCGCGGCCGCGGCCCCGGCCCGCGAGCCCGCGGCGTGA
- a CDS encoding thioesterase family protein yields MNVLYEPVDGAPDRVRATPLSRGPWDPQAQHGGAPAALLGRAIERVEPGTDMRVARLTFELLRPVPVAELRVEAELVRPGRRVQLVAARLFAGEQLVMQALALRMRRAPGAAPVVAADAAPVPALPGPEAQQTLATEDGGPSFANGGVELRFAAGGYRERGRAVVWIRLRVPVLPGEEPSALCRTLAAADFGNGASAVLDWHEHVFINPDLTVHLEREPAGEWIALDAETTISGDGTGLAVAALHDERGRIGVALQSLFVDRRSA; encoded by the coding sequence GTGAACGTGCTGTACGAGCCGGTCGACGGCGCGCCCGACCGCGTCCGCGCGACGCCGCTGAGCCGCGGGCCGTGGGACCCGCAGGCCCAGCACGGCGGCGCGCCCGCCGCGCTCCTCGGCCGCGCGATCGAACGGGTCGAGCCGGGCACGGACATGCGGGTCGCCCGCCTCACCTTCGAGTTGCTGCGCCCCGTCCCGGTCGCCGAGCTCCGCGTCGAGGCGGAGCTGGTGCGCCCCGGCCGCCGCGTCCAGCTCGTGGCCGCGCGGCTCTTCGCGGGCGAGCAGCTCGTCATGCAGGCGCTCGCCCTGCGGATGCGGCGCGCGCCGGGCGCCGCCCCGGTCGTCGCGGCCGACGCGGCACCGGTGCCGGCGCTCCCCGGTCCCGAGGCCCAGCAGACCCTGGCGACCGAGGACGGCGGACCGAGCTTCGCCAACGGCGGGGTGGAGCTGCGCTTCGCCGCGGGCGGCTACCGCGAGCGCGGCCGCGCCGTCGTCTGGATCCGCCTGCGCGTGCCGGTGCTGCCCGGCGAGGAGCCGAGCGCCCTGTGCCGCACGCTCGCCGCCGCGGACTTCGGCAACGGCGCGTCCGCCGTGCTCGACTGGCACGAGCACGTGTTCATCAACCCGGATCTCACGGTGCACCTGGAGCGCGAGCCGGCCGGCGAATGGATCGCCCTCGACGCCGAGACGACGATCTCCGGCGACGGCACCGGTCTGGCCGTCGCGGCGCTGCACGACGAGCGCGGCCGCATCGGCGTCGCGCTGCAGTCGCTGTTCGTGGACCGCCGCTCGGCCTGA
- a CDS encoding IS481 family transposase has translation MAHHRARFTARGREVVVRRVVDDGETFAQAAAWANVSKSTVWEWVHRWRQATPDEQTSLACLTERSSRPHRSPRQVPAEEAQRICELRKRTGWSPRRLADEPEIARSHSTVHRVLQRAGVSRRPAPERPAVVRYEWPCPGNLLHMDVKRFGKFTEPGHAVTGDRTRRSRRVGWEYCHSIVDDCSRLAYSEIHDDEKAATVTAFTRRALDFFLEHGIVAERLMTDNAFAYVHNKTLKALLHARAMNHLRTRPYTPRTNGKVERYQQTLQREWAYALEYASSEARRASLPHWVRHYNERRTHSALGNRPPLDRVRQVTGLDS, from the coding sequence ATGGCGCACCATAGAGCCCGGTTCACCGCGCGTGGACGCGAGGTTGTCGTTCGTCGTGTTGTTGACGACGGCGAGACGTTCGCCCAGGCGGCCGCCTGGGCGAACGTCTCGAAGTCGACCGTGTGGGAGTGGGTGCATCGCTGGCGCCAAGCCACGCCGGACGAGCAAACATCGCTGGCGTGTCTGACCGAGCGCTCCAGCCGCCCGCACCGCTCACCGCGACAGGTGCCAGCCGAGGAGGCCCAGCGGATCTGCGAGCTGCGCAAGCGGACCGGATGGAGCCCACGGAGGCTCGCCGACGAGCCCGAGATCGCGCGGTCGCACTCGACCGTCCACCGAGTCCTGCAACGCGCCGGCGTGTCCCGGCGCCCCGCCCCTGAGCGGCCGGCGGTCGTCCGCTATGAGTGGCCGTGCCCCGGCAACCTGCTGCACATGGACGTCAAGCGCTTCGGCAAGTTCACCGAGCCCGGCCACGCCGTCACCGGCGACCGCACCAGGCGCTCACGGCGGGTCGGTTGGGAGTACTGCCACTCGATCGTCGACGATTGCAGCCGCCTGGCCTACAGCGAGATCCACGACGACGAGAAGGCCGCCACGGTCACCGCGTTTACCCGTCGCGCGCTGGACTTCTTCCTCGAGCACGGCATCGTCGCCGAGCGACTGATGACCGACAACGCGTTCGCCTACGTCCACAACAAGACGCTCAAGGCACTGCTGCACGCCAGGGCGATGAATCACCTCCGCACGCGGCCCTACACGCCGCGCACCAACGGCAAAGTGGAGCGCTACCAGCAGACGCTGCAGCGTGAGTGGGCCTACGCGCTCGAATACGCCTCAAGCGAGGCCCGTCGAGCTTCGCTGCCACACTGGGTGCGCCACTACAACGAGCGGCGCACCCACAGCGCCCTCGGCAACCGACCCCCACTCGACCGCGTTCGGCAGGTCACCGGGCTCGACAGCTAG
- a CDS encoding TMEM175 family protein, translating to MSIRPSQFDREEREVEFSRALAFSDGVFAFAITLLVTTLDVPSLSGGDLNHQLWEALSDIWPRLGTFFLSFAVIGLLWLRHHRLFSRVRQLDTMALVLNLAALAFIVLMPFSTEILGRYGQTPVAVTVYALNITFEAVAFIVMWWYCVRRDMLGETLTPSQRRYELVLRMVIPTVFLVSIPLAFFVSTNLAKDTWFLAFVGQWLVARVMVREGDLPAQG from the coding sequence GTGAGCATCCGCCCGTCGCAGTTCGACCGGGAGGAGCGCGAGGTCGAGTTCAGCCGCGCGCTCGCGTTCAGCGACGGCGTCTTCGCGTTCGCGATCACGCTGCTCGTGACGACGCTCGACGTCCCGTCGCTGTCGGGCGGCGACCTCAACCACCAGCTCTGGGAGGCGCTCTCGGACATCTGGCCGCGGCTGGGCACCTTCTTTCTCTCCTTCGCCGTGATCGGCCTGCTCTGGCTGCGCCACCACCGCCTGTTCTCGCGCGTGCGCCAGCTCGACACGATGGCGCTCGTCCTCAACCTCGCCGCGCTCGCGTTCATCGTGCTGATGCCGTTCTCGACGGAGATCCTCGGCCGCTACGGCCAAACCCCCGTCGCCGTCACGGTGTATGCGCTGAACATCACGTTCGAGGCCGTCGCGTTCATCGTCATGTGGTGGTACTGCGTGCGCCGCGACATGCTCGGCGAGACGCTCACGCCGAGCCAGCGGCGCTACGAGCTGGTCCTGCGCATGGTCATCCCGACCGTGTTCCTCGTGTCGATCCCGCTGGCGTTCTTCGTCTCGACGAACCTGGCCAAGGACACCTGGTTCCTGGCCTTCGTCGGCCAGTGGCTCGTGGCCCGCGTGATGGTCCGCGAGGGCGACCTGCCCGCCCAGGGCTAG